In Modestobacter versicolor, a single genomic region encodes these proteins:
- a CDS encoding MFS transporter — MTPPVASPATTATTPPPGGRRVAAALAVLTVATFAAVTAETLPVGLLSMIARDLGTTEPRVGLLVSAYAVVVAVASLPLTALLGRWPRRRALTGLLLAYAVGNAVFAATDSYAVAVAARLLAGLAHAGFFSVAVGAAVSLVPPSRAGRVTAWVFAGVTLAFTLGVPAGTALGTAVGWRWAFAGIAALLLLLAGAAAALLPASPPPAAADPTPLRQVLRRRPVLLVVAVSVVLTLGHYTAFTYVSPILRAAGVGEASTSLVLFGYGAAGALGLVLAGALADRFPRPALVGAIVVVGLSLAAIGSAGGSLVVTVVATVVWGVAFGAQPTLLQTAARRATPDAGDAAPGITNATTNIGIAGGALLGGRELAVADPPVLALTGAALAAVALVLLLLTPRPGDGG, encoded by the coding sequence GTGACCCCGCCTGTCGCGTCCCCGGCGACCACCGCGACCACTCCCCCGCCCGGAGGACGCCGCGTCGCCGCGGCACTGGCGGTGCTCACCGTGGCGACCTTCGCCGCCGTCACCGCCGAGACGCTGCCGGTGGGGCTGCTGTCGATGATCGCCCGCGACCTCGGCACGACCGAGCCGCGGGTCGGCCTGCTGGTCTCCGCGTACGCGGTCGTGGTCGCGGTCGCGTCCCTGCCGCTCACCGCACTGCTCGGCCGCTGGCCCCGCCGGCGCGCGCTGACCGGGCTGCTGCTCGCCTACGCGGTGGGCAACGCCGTCTTCGCCGCCACCGACAGCTACGCCGTGGCGGTGGCCGCCCGCCTGCTGGCCGGGCTGGCGCACGCCGGGTTCTTCTCCGTGGCCGTCGGCGCCGCCGTGAGCCTGGTCCCGCCCTCCCGCGCCGGGCGGGTGACCGCCTGGGTCTTCGCCGGGGTGACGCTCGCCTTCACCCTCGGGGTGCCGGCCGGCACGGCACTGGGGACGGCGGTCGGCTGGCGCTGGGCCTTCGCCGGCATCGCCGCGCTCCTGCTGCTGCTGGCCGGGGCCGCGGCCGCCCTGCTGCCGGCATCACCGCCGCCGGCCGCGGCCGACCCCACCCCGCTGCGCCAGGTGTTGCGCCGCCGCCCGGTGCTGCTGGTCGTCGCCGTCAGCGTGGTGCTCACGCTCGGGCACTACACGGCGTTCACGTACGTGTCCCCGATCCTGCGGGCCGCCGGTGTCGGTGAGGCCTCGACCAGCCTCGTGCTCTTCGGCTACGGGGCCGCCGGGGCCCTGGGCCTGGTGCTCGCCGGCGCGCTGGCCGACCGGTTCCCGCGGCCCGCGCTGGTCGGCGCGATCGTGGTCGTCGGGCTCTCGCTCGCCGCCATCGGCTCGGCGGGCGGCTCGCTGGTGGTCACCGTGGTGGCCACGGTCGTCTGGGGGGTGGCGTTCGGCGCCCAGCCGACGCTGCTGCAGACGGCGGCCCGACGCGCCACCCCGGACGCCGGCGACGCCGCCCCGGGCATCACCAACGCCACCACGAACATCGGCATCGCCGGCGGTGCGCTGCTCGGCGGCCGGGAGCTCGCGGTCGCCGACCCCCCGGTGCTCGCGCTCACCGGCGCGGCGCTCGCCGCGGTCGCGCTCGTCCTGCTGCTGCTGACCCCGCGACCGGGCGACGGCGGCTGA